Proteins encoded by one window of Salvia splendens isolate huo1 chromosome 7, SspV2, whole genome shotgun sequence:
- the LOC121741740 gene encoding auxin-responsive protein SAUR50-like: MPNTRKKIVEVLNLKRLQKSLLSGKKEMRVPDDVKEGHFAVVAVDERIIVPLSFLTHPSFLRLLEQAAEEYGFHHRGALNLPCRPNELHRILADETPSN; the protein is encoded by the coding sequence ATGCCAAACACGAGGAAGAAAATCGTAGAGGTGTTAAACCTGAAGAGGCTACAAAAGAGTCTACTTTCCGGCAAGAAGGAAATGAGGGTGCCGGACGACGTGAAGGAAGGCCACTTCgcggtggtggcggtggatGAGCGGATCATTGTGCCCTTGAGTTTCCTCACACACCCCTCATTCTTGCGCCTATTGGAGCAAGCTGCCGAAGAATACGGCTTTCACCACCGCGGCGCCCTCAACCTTCCATGCCGCCCTAACGAGCTCCACCGGATACTTGCCGACGAAACCCCTTCTAATTAA